GTGTAGTCATTAGAGATGGTCTGTAGATCCTCTGTGCCCGTACATATAGCAGAGGTATTTgatggagagaagctgcagtgaAAAAAATCCTCCCACAACGCTTTAAGTATTTCACTCTGCGGTTCATCAGAAGGCTTCAAGCTGAGTAAGAATTCACGAAGACCTGGTATGTACGTCTGAGGGAGGGCAAAGCCCATTGCGCCCTGTAAAATGTCCTCTCTGTCAACAGAAGCCAATTCTGCCTGCGTGATCCAGGACTCGCTGCCAACCCACTGCTTTCCGGTTATGTTATAACTCTCGATTTTTGACAGGAACGATTTAGAGTAAGACAAGGACATGAACAACAGGACCACCTTCGCCGAGGATTTATTTAGCGTGTCTACAATAGCAGGTAACTGTTCTTCAGCTGACTTTGAGTAAGTCACCCTGTATTCAATACATATGCCCTCTTTTTCTGCTTCCTTAATGAAATCGGTTGTACCTTCCACTGAGTACAGAGAGCTTTCAGTGTAAATGATCCCTACCCAGCGCCAACCAAAGTATTTCATAAGCTGAACCAGAGCAATGATTTGGAAGCGGTCACTCGGCACAGTCCTGAAGAAGCTGGGGTACAGTCTTTTGTCACTTAAGCAAGCGCAGGTTGAGAGGTGGCTCACctttgaagaaaagaaagaaactgttaAACATACAGAGCGTGTGCACGTTTTTATCTGTGGACGTAGAAATACACAGCGTATGCTCTGCCTCGCCCTCAGTCACTCATTCCCACCTGTGGAATTGATAGTGAGCTCAGTATGATGTTTATGTCTTCACTCACGCCAGAAGACGAATGGCCTAAGAGAGCCTGGATCTGACCCTTGCAGGTGTCCTCCCCATTCACAGCTTCTACCGCTGCGCGGAGCAGGTTTTCACTGCCGCAGCCGTTGTACAACCTATAGCCCAGACTCACTCCTGGAAGGAGCGAAGTGTCTCTGTTGATCTCCTCCACAGTAAAAATCATTGTCCTGGCAAACTTCAGCTCCCTTTCATtccacctgaaaacacacatggcAGCTAATAAACACACTATTACAGCATCatttttagaaaacaacatGTCAAATTGTCACATAAGGCACTTTCTTAACATAAGATACAGATATAACATTTTTAGGCATATTTACTTACGCTGTGCAGTACGTATACGGCAATTCCCGGTAGTCATTATCTACCAGTTTGCGTGTGCTACTGATAGAGAAAATCCCTCCTATCATAAAATCTCCTTCTTTAGAAAATTCCTTGAAGCCCTTCTGCCCGATCATTTTGCATGTTTGGTTCTCTGACTTAATTATTGCCAGAATGCTGAATAAGACAACAGCGATTATCCAACCCATCACGAGCCTCCCTCCCCTTCACTGCAGCGACTGTGACCTGGGAGTTGACCTTTATAGCTCTTTCTGAACCACGAGTTATTGCAGTCAGCCAATGTGAGCACTTTCCCAATTCTCAAAagattggtttgtttttcacagatcAGTGAAACTGATCCTGCTGATTGATAGGTAGGAAACAGTTGGTCTGATTTACTTCGTACTGCAGAATCGGTGCATGCACTTTTAGGACAGGATAGTGAAGTATCATTATTGTTGTGGAcatattctgtgttttaaagtAAACGTTTTTGTTTTACGGTCATTCAGAAAAGGCTGGTgtcatattttaatgaaataaaagctgccAGTCTGCATGTTACCACAGCAGTTATAAGAGGAAAGATGCAGAGCAGTAATACATTgatacttttatatatatacttcatGTGAAGTTGTgtcatgcatttctttttttctcttctttttttatcctcatAGACCTTGTATTCAGACCTGGCTGCTTAATTCTACTGAttggtaacaacaacaaaaaaatattaattaatccTACAAAAGAATTATTTCACAGAGACTAAAATGTAGCACTGCATTTATATTGCactcttctttttaatttgcctGTCATTCACACATAGTGGTGGTAAACGCGATTAATTTCTTGGACCCTGGCTTCTCTGAGTCGCTCACTAAAGTGATCCGAATCACATGAGTTGGTGCTGTTCGCAAATCATCTGAGTCTGCTGTGTTTCTGGTGAGTCCGATAACTGGCCTTGTGTACTTAGCAGCAGAGGAGACATAAGATCTGAGTTAACGGAGACCTCGGACTCTGGAATCCCGATTCAGTACGACAATTTGAATCATTTACCCGGGTGGTTCAGGAACGGACCAGCTCTGTTTGCACACTCTTTATTATGCCTCCTCGCTGCTGACTGTTCAGTTTATGATTTCAGGCAGTTCATCTATTTGTATCCCTTCTTGTCAACATGTACATCTACAACGGAGTCCAGGTAGGTTAAGGTGTCCCAGTAGAGGAGGGCACATAGTAGAGAACTTGACCCAACCAGGACCCAGAGTCGGGACAGGGGCTCTGACTCCCCATGTCCACCACCCTGGTGCATATGGGGTTTTTAATTTAGGTTCACAAAACTGTCTTGAAAGATGATGACGGTAAAAGGTCATAGGTCATCTCCACTATATGGTACACCGTAATATAACTCTCGTACAGTTGAGAGGCGCACTAACACCAAAATCCTACGAAACAAGGATGTACTAAGTTAGAGATAACACCCAATGAAGTGTCTGTTATCACTAGAGCCACATGTGTGCCAGAACTGTTTGACGTCTAGTCACAGTCCTTTAACTCAATGAGACAGACAGTGGGGAGGCTGATGTTTGGAATTCATATTCATATCACACTTGGTTGCGTTTGCAGTGGGATATGTTGGATACATCTCAACCCAGGTGCTCATGCAACTCAAGTGAGATTAGTATCTTTCAAAGTATATTTTGCATCACTCCCAGtgcaatacacaataaaatccaGAGTGATGACTGTGCTGAGCAGATGGCATTTTGGAGGGTGAGGGTATAGGTGGGTTGGTGGGGGGTTATTATACAGGTATAAATGGACCAGCGTAGCTACCTAGTTACTGAGCCCTATGCTGTTGGTTACCATAGCAACCCAGCTGTTACTTTTGATAAATCCCAGGTGACAAACTGACTTTTGAACttgtaaatattcatttaaaacaaatgaatcaatttgTTATTGTGAGtccctaaaaaaataaataaatcaaaaagaTATGACTTCTATcttcatttgttaaaaatgttaatacatgatttattttgtttacttaAAATTAATCATAGTGAAATGAATTCCTGAATATGGAGCCTagaattatacagtatatagttaATTTACACATAAATACTAGGTCATACCATGCATACCATCTGTAccataatacatttttatttgccttttaaaatgtttggaaAACCATTTATTATCTTAGTGCctattttaatttcactgattCGGCAGATTTTCTGTTAGATGCTGCCACACCcataaatgcagctaataggaGCAATCATTTCATCATCATGACACCTATCACTTAATTACAAGGTTGAAAATGAGCTTgtacaaacaaaactaattacATTACCtctaacaacataaaacaaaaccatgaTTTAATAAATGTGTGACTCCACTTCAAGGGTTAATTTGTAATGATGTATTAAAAATATGTGATGAACATGAAATAATTCTACTTATTAAAGAAAAGTACACAGAACAGTTATTGAAATGCAGGGATTAGTGTGCACTTTATTTGCAGTTACAAAAATTCTAAAAcaattttgaaagaaaaatgtgatgaagttacaatgaaataaagtattgacaaattaaaaatcatcTCAAATGCAGTTCCATTTTACTCAACCATCTCGTCACTTCATTATCCACATTTGTGAAGGCCGCTTTGAACGTCACGTTAAATGAACCTGCTGATCTTGACGATGAGTATGTACTTTCTTGGCACCACTGAATCCTGCAGGCAGGTGACCAGCTGCACGTGAAAGAGCACACtcaaaacatttagttttgtcaAGACAGACTGTAGCAAAGTGGTGAGTAAGACCAGCATGGAACACAAAGCAGCCAGCACCTCTGTCTGCGCCAACACACATGCTCTTTGTGTTGATTCCACATACTCCACAAGTCCGTCCCTAGACACATTTTTCACGCTTTCAAGTCCAAGAGGTGAACAAAACGTCAGCCAGAGAAACAACACAGTGACAGGAAGAATCCTAAAATGCTGCTGTCTGGGACGAAACCGTTTCATGACAGTATGAGCAGCCCTGCACGCAATCAACACATGCACAGTTCTCCTCAGAGCACAAGAGAGGCAGACAGCTATGATGGACCGCTCAGACTGCCGGTAGACGGTGACTGATGGTGAAAAGCTGCGCAGCGTCAGGGTAAAAAGCATCCCAGTTGAGGAGTCACTGTCACGTCGCGTTAGTCTCGTGTAGACTGAAAGCAGCAACACAGCTGCCAGACAAAACCGTCCAACCCATCTGTCGGAGTCTGCAGGCTGCACAACGCCGACGCAGCCTGTGCAAACAGCAAATGTGGTGCACAGTAGAAAAATTTATGACAGCTTCATGAAATTGAATTAGCCAGTTCTTTCTAAATGAATGCGTCATTTTTACCTGCTGATGTTGAGTAGAACATGGATGGCATCTGctcataaaaaataacaaagattACTTCATGCTCATCGCAGATTCATACAATACATAGTAATATTACTGTGTATGCCACGATGGCTAGAGAATATTATCAATGGTTATTCTggacattttattcataaaaatggAGGTATTCAAAGTTGCTGCTCTCATAAATAATTCTCAATTGAATGTCTGTGAGAACTATTGTATCCCAATATATCAATATACATTTATCACCTTAGAATACCTGCAAATGTGGCATAGGGAGTATAATGTCCATCCCTGGAGATAAAAAGTGAAACACTCTTTGTGCAGTTGAAATACAGAAGGATTAGGTTTTCACAAGAGGCAAATACTAATAATAGGCTTCTGTGAAACATGTTCAAAGAGACGGCAAACACCTCAACACAAAGTCTAAGTTCACTACGCAGGATTCTGCAGGATTTCAACCTCAAAGTTGCACACCTTGCAGGTGCAGGCACAACGTTTTGTTCTCCATTGGTACACCAGGGCTGTGATGTGGGCACAGCGAGTCATGGACCTCAGGAGCAGACACATATTTGTGCCGTGGTTACCAGGCGTTATCTGTATTGAGGCAAAGTACAGACAGATTACGagcaaaaatatataacaaactGGCATGGAGTGGATTTTACACATGATAAAATTTCTCATGCAGTGTGATGGATTTGATTTTTCCAAACATGGACCAGGCACTTACCTCCGTCTTAACGAGAGGGCAGCCGGTCTTAGACGGGAAATATACAGCAAACTGCAGCATTTTACATTTGCCGACATGCCCGTTTCCCTCAGCTCTTtgcaacacattcacacaaccaCTGAAGAGCAGACAACTCAAAGGTACACCTGGAAACAGAGTATGGTCTTTTGTGATTGTCTCTCCACTGATTTCAGAAGATCTAAATACATAAagggaaacaaaagagaaaaacaacagcaacattacTTTTTAACATTAAGAGATTATCACATATTCATGAGCTCTAACTGCAGTCAGACATTGTATTGTCATTTGGAGGCAGACTGAAGACATAATGCATAATGACACAGCTGTGAGGCTATTACTTGTCTACAATTACAGTAGAATGACTTCAAAGCGTAAGTGCCTCATAAAAACTCCTCTAGAGCTTATCTAATTGTCTTTTAAGGGGTCTATCAATGTGGTGTTTAGGCCCCATAATTCAGCCTGGCTCCCTAATGAGAGAGTGATTAAATTACAAGCCCATCAATCTGGGGAAAACACACTGGGgtatccagaaaaaaaaaaaaaaaaaaacttaatgaaTAAGATGCATATgaaggaaaatagaaaaaacggataacattttaatttaccaGCAATATACTCACCTCTGCCGTGACAGATTTGTTGTCTCATAAATGACAGAGCTTTTATGTGTTGTACTGGAGGCCTTTGCTTCTTCGCAGCGCCCGTACTGACTGAGCTCAGCCCACCGGCCCAAGCTGAGCCATGTGTCCGATGACACCATCCAAGTGAGGAGAGTTAGGAGGACGAATGTGACTGTTGTCATCTTTGCCACGTGTGCTTCTTGTAAAGATGTGTTTTATAGCTTCCTGTCTGCTACTCAAGTGTAGGAGGCAACTTAGCGGGCCATTCTCAGTGGgacatgcaaatgtttttgttttcttcttaagACTTGAAGGATGTCAGGCATGAAGAAGAGATCTGTCAGGAATCCACATGGGACCTGTCTCCCAACAACGATCGATCAGAGTGTTTACTGAAACCTTTAAGTTTTGATTTAGTTGGTTTAGTGAAAGACGAATGTGTGTATGACAGCGACATGCATAAACAAGTATAACAAGGAATTATATGTTCAAAATCCATTAGATACAAGttaaacacatacagtacattgcAGTTTCAAATAGACAATTCATCTCAGTTCCATTCAAGAAAAAACTTCCAGGTGAAGAAAAGAGGGACTGAAAGAGAGGCAACATTCAAAGTACTGACTGTAGAACATCTTAGTGTGTGCACACTGGGCTCATAAAGTTAGAGACACTAAGTTCATGACGTGACACAGtggcttataaaaaaaaatgaagagagcagagagcagaggtGGTTGGTGCATTGTGGGAGGTCTTCCTGCAggctaggcctatagcagcataactaagagATGGTTTATGGTCACCTGAGTCAGTCCAAACTATAATGTGTTCTGTACTGGTCTGCCACAAACCCTTGAGGGTGGAGAGATGGTATAGCAGCTACTGGCTACGGCTACATAATGGACActgaatgaacatgggccttctgagggtttcctgcggtgtctggcaacaagataTTGTTAATGGGTGCCTTAAggtcctat
This sequence is a window from Mugil cephalus isolate CIBA_MC_2020 chromosome 9, CIBA_Mcephalus_1.1, whole genome shotgun sequence. Protein-coding genes within it:
- the LOC125013943 gene encoding uncharacterized protein LOC125013943 isoform X1; this translates as MVSSDTWLSLGRWAELSQYGRCEEAKASSTTHKSSVIYETTNLSRQRSSEISGETITKDHTLFPGVPLSCLLFSGCVNVLQRAEGNGHVGKCKMLQFAVYFPSKTGCPLVKTEITPGNHGTNMCLLLRSMTRCAHITALVYQWRTKRCACTCKMPSMFYSTSAGCVGVVQPADSDRWVGRFCLAAVLLLSVYTRLTRRDSDSSTGMLFTLTLRSFSPSVTVYRQSERSIIAVCLSCALRRTVHVLIACRAAHTVMKRFRPRQQHFRILPVTVLFLWLTFCSPLGLESVKNVSRDGLVEYVESTQRACVLAQTEVLAALCSMLVLLTTLLQSVLTKLNVLSVLFHVQLVTCLQDSVVPRKYILIVKISRFI
- the LOC125013943 gene encoding uncharacterized protein LOC125013943 isoform X2; this encodes MRQQICHGRGVPLSCLLFSGCVNVLQRAEGNGHVGKCKMLQFAVYFPSKTGCPLVKTEITPGNHGTNMCLLLRSMTRCAHITALVYQWRTKRCACTCKMPSMFYSTSAGCVGVVQPADSDRWVGRFCLAAVLLLSVYTRLTRRDSDSSTGMLFTLTLRSFSPSVTVYRQSERSIIAVCLSCALRRTVHVLIACRAAHTVMKRFRPRQQHFRILPVTVLFLWLTFCSPLGLESVKNVSRDGLVEYVESTQRACVLAQTEVLAALCSMLVLLTTLLQSVLTKLNVLSVLFHVQLVTCLQDSVVPRKYILIVKISRFI